The Cronobacter sakazakii genome has a window encoding:
- a CDS encoding sulfite exporter TauE/SafE family protein, whose product MGFFTLLTPDGLVLSNGTVIVIIGIMFLYTFVGICAGFGGALTTMPLITLLLPLKMAAPMSVIVGTATALYATWLSRKETQWKPALVLIVFSFVGVPVGLYALASLPDQIMKIGLGGFLILYSFYSLFIPRLPVYDKNWLAMPTGVIAGALGSAFSTNGPPVVVYGMLRNLAPAAFRGTLNAFFTANNAAIIGGLATSGILTISTIKLVLFCIPTMVLGSFVGQYVHQRISVRVFRVMVFLLLIASGAMLIKGALGISTLSALAPPFGVLAVLQLLFGKKVAAIRAADQT is encoded by the coding sequence ATGGGCTTCTTCACCCTTTTGACCCCGGATGGTCTCGTGCTCAGCAACGGTACGGTGATCGTGATTATCGGCATCATGTTTTTATATACCTTCGTTGGGATCTGCGCTGGCTTTGGCGGCGCACTCACCACGATGCCGCTGATAACGCTGCTGTTGCCATTAAAAATGGCAGCGCCTATGTCGGTGATTGTGGGCACCGCCACCGCGCTGTACGCCACCTGGCTTTCGCGTAAGGAGACGCAATGGAAACCGGCGCTGGTGCTAATTGTGTTTTCGTTTGTCGGCGTGCCGGTGGGTCTTTACGCCCTCGCCAGCCTGCCCGATCAGATAATGAAAATCGGGCTCGGCGGCTTTTTGATCCTCTATTCCTTCTACAGCCTGTTTATTCCCAGGCTGCCGGTCTATGACAAAAACTGGCTGGCGATGCCGACCGGCGTTATCGCGGGCGCGTTAGGCTCGGCATTCTCCACCAACGGGCCGCCGGTGGTGGTCTACGGCATGTTGCGAAATCTGGCACCCGCCGCCTTTCGCGGCACGCTCAACGCCTTTTTCACGGCCAACAACGCCGCCATTATCGGCGGGCTCGCCACCAGCGGGATCTTAACGATCTCGACTATCAAGCTGGTACTGTTCTGTATTCCCACCATGGTGCTCGGTTCGTTTGTGGGCCAGTACGTTCATCAACGTATTTCCGTCAGGGTCTTCCGGGTGATGGTCTTTCTGCTGCTGATAGCCTCCGGAGCGATGCTCATCAAAGGCGCGCTGGGGATTTCCACGCTGAGCGCGCTGGCGCCGCCTTTTGGCGTCCTCGCGGTTTTGCAGCTTCTGTTTGGCAAAAAGGTCGCGGCCATCCGGGCCGCGGATCAGACATAA
- a CDS encoding alpha-glucosidase — MASSHIKLLSRDGEFTLSYQQRTILHHSPQTPCLWAGAGDADIEMFRGNFSIKDRLNEKIALTQATISERPSGWVIRFTRGDAVGATLEVSTDDHDRLVLKLNNDAVAHNRLWLRLAAQPEDHIYGCGEQFSYFDLRGKPFPLWTSEQGVGRNKQSHVTWLADCKENAGGNYYWTFFPQPTFVSTQKYYCHVDNSGYMNFDFSAPHYHELAFWENHATLRFECAPTYIELLEKLTALLGRQPELPDWVYDGVTLGIQGGTEVCQQKLDVMRRGGVKVNGIWAQDWSGIRMTSFGKRVMWNWKWNRDLYPQLDTRIAQWKREGVQFLAYINPYVASDRDLCEEAAARGYLTKDASGKDYHVEFGEFYAGVVDLTNPEAYAWYKEVIKKQLIELGCGGWMADFGEYLPTDTHLHNGVSAEIMHNAWPALWAKCNYEALKETGKLGEVLFFMRAGYTGSQKYSTMMWAGDQNVDWSLDDGLASVIPAALSLAMSGHGLHHSDIGGYTTLFEMKRSKELLLRWCDFSAFTPMMRTHEGNRPGDNWQFDGDAQTIAHFARMTTIFTTLKPYIKQAVAQNARTGLPVMRPLFLHYEDAPRAYTLKYQYLFGRDLLVAPVYEEGRQDWTLWLPDDRWVNVWTGETHGGGDITVDAPLGKPPVFYREGSEWQSLFATLRQINPM; from the coding sequence ATGGCTTCGTCACACATTAAACTGCTTTCCCGCGACGGCGAATTTACGCTGTCGTACCAGCAAAGAACGATCCTGCACCACTCCCCACAAACGCCCTGCCTGTGGGCGGGCGCAGGCGACGCGGATATCGAAATGTTCCGCGGCAACTTCAGCATCAAAGACCGGTTAAATGAAAAAATCGCCCTGACGCAGGCGACCATCAGCGAGCGCCCCTCAGGCTGGGTGATTCGCTTTACCCGCGGCGATGCAGTCGGCGCCACGCTTGAGGTGAGTACCGATGACCACGATCGTCTGGTGCTGAAGCTCAACAACGACGCCGTCGCGCACAACCGTCTCTGGCTGCGGCTGGCGGCGCAGCCAGAAGATCATATTTACGGCTGCGGCGAGCAGTTCTCTTATTTCGATCTGCGCGGTAAACCGTTCCCGCTGTGGACCAGCGAACAGGGCGTGGGCCGTAATAAACAGAGCCACGTTACCTGGCTTGCCGACTGTAAAGAGAACGCGGGCGGCAACTACTACTGGACCTTCTTTCCGCAGCCAACGTTCGTCAGCACCCAGAAGTACTACTGCCACGTCGATAACAGCGGCTATATGAACTTCGATTTCAGCGCGCCGCACTATCATGAGCTGGCGTTCTGGGAAAACCATGCCACGCTGCGCTTCGAATGCGCGCCGACCTACATCGAACTGCTGGAAAAACTCACCGCCCTGCTGGGCCGCCAGCCGGAGCTGCCGGACTGGGTTTACGATGGCGTGACGCTCGGCATTCAGGGCGGTACCGAAGTCTGCCAGCAGAAACTCGACGTGATGCGCCGCGGCGGCGTGAAGGTAAACGGCATCTGGGCGCAGGACTGGTCCGGCATTCGCATGACTTCCTTCGGCAAGCGCGTAATGTGGAACTGGAAATGGAACCGCGACCTCTACCCGCAGCTTGATACGCGCATTGCACAGTGGAAACGCGAAGGCGTGCAGTTTCTCGCTTATATCAACCCGTACGTGGCAAGCGATCGCGACCTGTGCGAAGAAGCGGCGGCGCGTGGTTATCTGACAAAAGATGCTTCAGGCAAGGATTATCACGTCGAGTTTGGCGAGTTCTACGCGGGCGTCGTCGACCTGACCAACCCGGAAGCGTATGCCTGGTATAAAGAAGTCATCAAAAAACAGCTGATCGAACTGGGTTGCGGCGGCTGGATGGCAGATTTTGGCGAGTATCTGCCGACCGACACGCACCTGCATAACGGCGTCAGCGCGGAAATTATGCACAACGCCTGGCCTGCGCTGTGGGCGAAGTGCAACTACGAGGCGCTTAAGGAGACCGGCAAACTCGGCGAGGTGCTGTTCTTTATGCGCGCCGGTTATACCGGCAGCCAGAAATATTCCACGATGATGTGGGCAGGCGATCAGAACGTTGACTGGAGCCTCGACGACGGGCTGGCCTCGGTGATCCCCGCCGCGCTGTCGCTGGCGATGTCCGGGCACGGCCTGCACCACAGCGATATCGGCGGTTACACCACGCTGTTTGAAATGAAACGCAGCAAAGAGCTACTGCTACGCTGGTGCGATTTCAGCGCGTTTACGCCAATGATGCGCACCCATGAAGGCAACCGTCCCGGCGATAACTGGCAGTTCGACGGTGACGCGCAAACTATCGCGCATTTCGCCCGCATGACGACAATTTTCACCACGCTTAAACCCTATATCAAACAGGCGGTGGCGCAGAACGCCCGCACAGGCCTGCCGGTGATGCGCCCGCTATTTTTGCACTATGAGGATGCACCCCGCGCCTACACGCTGAAATATCAGTATCTGTTTGGCCGCGATCTGCTGGTGGCGCCGGTGTATGAGGAAGGCCGCCAGGACTGGACGCTGTGGCTGCCGGACGATCGCTGGGTAAACGTCTGGACGGGCGAAACGCACGGCGGCGGCGACATCACCGTGGACGCGCCGCTCGGCAAACCGCCGGTGTTCTACCGCGAGGGCAGCGAATGGCAGTCCCTTTTCGCCACGCTGCGTCAGATAAACCCCATGTAA
- a CDS encoding aldose-1-epimerase, with translation MHKSGTTIVLTAGEWQATIVTVGAGLASLTRRQRHVVIPHAPEEMPLAHLGKVLIPWPNRITGGRFTFEGQTLTPAINDRVGSTAIHGLLAWHNWAIREQSPTHVVLSAFLPPTYGYPFMLMADVTYQLDEAAGLRVRISGSNAGDTPAPYGVGIHPYLTCNLHDISACELTLPAAQILEIDAAQLHPAGDEGLDFRTPRRIADTHIDHTFKAPSSARWEARLAHPTMSVWLRAEAPWIQVYTGEKLGRVGLAVEPMSCPPNAFNSGIDVVRLAPGETHTLNMDIGGE, from the coding sequence ATGCATAAAAGCGGAACCACCATAGTGTTAACGGCAGGGGAATGGCAGGCGACTATCGTGACGGTCGGGGCGGGGTTAGCCTCGCTGACGCGGCGGCAACGCCACGTCGTTATCCCGCACGCCCCCGAGGAGATGCCGCTCGCGCATCTGGGTAAAGTGCTGATCCCCTGGCCGAATCGCATCACCGGCGGGCGCTTCACCTTTGAGGGTCAGACGCTGACGCCCGCGATTAACGATCGCGTCGGCAGTACGGCCATTCACGGGCTGCTGGCGTGGCACAACTGGGCGATTCGGGAGCAAAGCCCCACGCACGTCGTGCTGAGCGCCTTTTTGCCGCCGACCTATGGTTACCCTTTTATGCTGATGGCGGACGTCACTTATCAGCTTGATGAAGCGGCGGGGTTGCGCGTGCGTATATCAGGCTCAAACGCCGGTGATACCCCGGCGCCTTATGGCGTCGGGATTCATCCGTACCTGACCTGCAATCTGCATGACATCAGCGCCTGCGAGCTCACGCTGCCTGCCGCGCAAATCCTGGAGATTGACGCCGCGCAGCTTCATCCCGCCGGGGACGAGGGGCTCGATTTCCGCACGCCGCGCCGCATTGCCGATACGCACATTGACCACACCTTCAAAGCGCCGTCTTCCGCACGCTGGGAGGCAAGGCTTGCGCATCCGACGATGTCCGTCTGGCTACGGGCCGAAGCGCCCTGGATACAGGTCTATACCGGCGAAAAGCTGGGCCGCGTCGGGCTTGCCGTTGAGCCGATGAGCTGCCCGCCCAATGCGTTTAATTCCGGCATTGATGTGGTCAGGCTCGCGCCCGGCGAGACGCACACCCTGAATATGGACATCGGCGGCGAATAA
- the yihT gene encoding sulfofructosephosphate aldolase has product MLAVDQREAMRLMFAAAGAATPVADAVLTDFKLNAARVLSPYASAILVDRQFCYPQVVEQKAIAENCAMIVAADQFIPGNGIPVDSVTLDDAVDAQAVRQQGGKALKLLVLWRSDEDSQQRLAMVKAFNEKCHAQGLLSIIEPVVRPPRRGDKFDREQAIIAAAKELGDSGADLYKVEMPLSGRGDASTLLGASQKLNDQINMPWVILSSGVDEKLFPRAVRIAMSAGASGFLAGRAVWSTVIGLPDTDMMLRDVALPKLRRLGEIVDDMMARR; this is encoded by the coding sequence ATGCTGGCGGTGGATCAGCGCGAAGCGATGCGCCTGATGTTCGCCGCCGCGGGCGCGGCGACGCCGGTCGCCGATGCCGTACTGACTGACTTTAAGCTCAACGCCGCGCGCGTTCTTTCGCCCTACGCATCCGCCATTCTGGTGGACCGCCAGTTCTGCTACCCGCAGGTGGTGGAGCAAAAGGCCATCGCAGAGAACTGCGCCATGATTGTCGCCGCCGACCAGTTTATCCCCGGTAACGGTATCCCCGTCGACAGCGTGACGCTGGATGACGCCGTCGACGCGCAGGCGGTGCGCCAGCAGGGCGGCAAAGCGCTCAAGCTGCTGGTGCTGTGGCGCAGCGATGAAGACTCTCAGCAGCGCCTCGCGATGGTGAAAGCCTTTAACGAGAAATGCCACGCGCAGGGGCTGCTTAGCATCATTGAACCGGTGGTACGCCCGCCGCGCCGCGGCGATAAGTTCGACCGTGAACAGGCGATTATCGCGGCGGCGAAAGAGCTCGGTGATAGCGGAGCCGATCTCTATAAAGTCGAGATGCCGCTTTCCGGACGCGGCGATGCCAGCACGCTGCTTGGCGCGTCGCAAAAACTGAATGACCAGATCAACATGCCGTGGGTGATCCTCTCCTCCGGCGTCGACGAAAAGCTCTTCCCGCGAGCCGTGCGCATCGCGATGAGCGCGGGCGCCAGCGGTTTCCTCGCCGGTCGCGCTGTCTGGTCAACGGTTATCGGGCTGCCGGATACCGACATGATGTTGCGCGACGTGGCGCTGCCGAAGCTACGCCGCTTAGGGGAAATTGTGGACGACATGATGGCTCGCCGCTGA
- the yihU gene encoding sulfolactaldehyde 3-reductase → MATIGFIGLGQMGAPMAANLLRHGHRLQVCDVNTTTVETLASQGAMACATPQAAAQGTEFVITMLPNGDLVREVLLGDNGVCQSLSREALVIDMSTIHPLQTDRLISDLAARGFSMMDVPVGRTSDHAKSGTLLLLAGGTPEQVTRAEPVLMAMGSELICAGGPGMGIRVKLINNYMSIALNALSAEAAVLCEALGLSFDVALQVMSGTPAGKGHFTTSWPNKVLKGDLSPAFMIDLAHKDLGIALDVANQLHVPMPLGAASREVYSQARASGRGRQDWSAILEQVRVSAGLTPRQATL, encoded by the coding sequence ATGGCGACGATTGGATTTATCGGACTGGGACAGATGGGCGCGCCGATGGCGGCAAACCTTCTGCGCCACGGGCACCGTTTGCAGGTTTGCGACGTAAACACCACCACCGTGGAGACGCTGGCCTCCCAGGGTGCGATGGCGTGCGCCACGCCACAGGCTGCCGCCCAGGGCACGGAATTCGTGATTACCATGCTGCCGAACGGCGATCTGGTGCGCGAGGTGCTGCTTGGCGATAACGGCGTCTGCCAGTCGCTCTCCCGCGAAGCGCTGGTTATCGACATGTCCACCATTCACCCGCTGCAAACCGACAGGCTGATAAGCGATCTCGCCGCGCGCGGCTTTAGCATGATGGATGTGCCGGTAGGCCGTACCTCGGATCATGCGAAATCCGGCACGCTGCTGCTGCTCGCGGGCGGTACGCCGGAGCAGGTGACGCGTGCCGAACCGGTGCTGATGGCGATGGGTTCAGAGCTTATCTGCGCAGGCGGGCCGGGAATGGGCATTCGCGTCAAGCTTATCAATAACTACATGAGCATCGCGCTCAACGCGCTCTCGGCCGAAGCCGCCGTGCTGTGTGAAGCGCTCGGGCTTTCATTCGATGTGGCGCTGCAGGTGATGAGCGGTACGCCTGCTGGTAAAGGCCACTTCACCACTTCCTGGCCGAACAAAGTGCTCAAAGGCGATCTCTCGCCCGCCTTCATGATTGATCTTGCCCATAAAGATTTAGGCATCGCGCTGGACGTGGCGAATCAGCTGCATGTGCCGATGCCGCTTGGTGCTGCCTCGCGGGAAGTCTACAGCCAGGCGCGCGCCAGCGGGCGCGGCCGCCAGGACTGGTCCGCCATTTTAGAACAGGTTCGCGTCAGCGCCGGGCTGACGCCGCGCCAGGCCACGCTTTGA
- a CDS encoding sugar kinase, translating to MVRIACVGIAVQDRIYTLEALPHEGGKYVAQQYREVGGGPAATAAVAAARLGAQVDFIGRVGNDATGAQLFAELESLGVNTSLARQITGARSSQSAILVDAAGERVIVNYPSPDLPDDADWLDGIDFGRYDAVLADVRWHEGATRALTLARRAGVMTLLDGDVTPQDIRSLVALSDHAAFSAPGLARLAPGLAPQDALKTTKTLTNGHVYVTLGKEGCLWLENDDTLHRQAGFTVEAVDTTGAGDVFHGALAVMLARGESPQEAVRFASAVAALKCTRPGGRAGIPDCDQTRSFLSLFV from the coding sequence ATGGTTCGCATCGCGTGTGTGGGTATCGCCGTACAGGATCGCATTTATACACTGGAAGCCTTGCCGCATGAGGGCGGCAAATATGTGGCGCAACAGTACCGCGAAGTGGGCGGCGGCCCGGCCGCAACGGCGGCCGTAGCGGCCGCGCGACTGGGCGCGCAGGTGGATTTTATTGGCCGCGTCGGTAATGACGCGACGGGCGCGCAACTCTTTGCGGAGCTGGAATCGCTGGGCGTTAACACCTCGCTGGCGCGCCAGATTACGGGCGCGCGTTCGTCGCAGTCGGCCATTCTTGTTGATGCCGCGGGCGAAAGAGTGATTGTTAACTATCCGAGCCCCGATTTGCCTGACGACGCGGACTGGCTCGATGGCATCGACTTCGGCCGTTACGACGCCGTGCTGGCGGACGTACGCTGGCATGAAGGCGCGACCCGCGCGTTAACGCTGGCGCGCCGGGCGGGTGTGATGACGCTGCTGGATGGCGACGTGACGCCACAGGATATTCGTTCGTTGGTGGCTTTAAGCGATCACGCCGCGTTCTCCGCGCCGGGGCTGGCGCGCCTGGCGCCGGGGTTAGCGCCGCAGGACGCCCTTAAAACAACAAAAACGCTCACGAACGGTCATGTTTACGTCACGCTTGGTAAAGAGGGCTGTCTGTGGCTTGAAAATGACGACACGCTGCACCGTCAGGCGGGCTTTACGGTCGAGGCGGTGGACACCACCGGGGCAGGCGATGTTTTTCACGGCGCGCTGGCGGTAATGCTGGCTCGCGGCGAATCGCCGCAGGAGGCGGTGCGCTTCGCCAGCGCCGTTGCCGCGCTGAAATGCACCCGCCCTGGCGGGCGCGCCGGGATCCCCGACTGTGATCAAACCCGCTCTTTTCTGTCTCTTTTTGTATAA
- a CDS encoding DeoR/GlpR family DNA-binding transcription regulator → MSLTGVTGNPRHDQLIGLIAERGYMNIDELAQLLDVSTQTVRRDIRKLSEQGLITRHHGGAGRASSVVNTAFEQREISMTGEKIAIAQAIADYVPDGSTLFITIGTTVEQIARALLNHNHLRIITNSLRVAHILYKNSRFEVMVPGGTLRPHNGGIIGPGASAFIEGFRADYLITSVGAIESDGELLEFDVNEANVVKTMMAHSRHILLAADHTKYHASAAVSIGNLSQATALFTDRQPGASLNTILKAHQIELVQAELPSGDDDTDH, encoded by the coding sequence ATGAGCCTTACCGGAGTGACGGGCAATCCGCGCCACGATCAGCTGATCGGGCTTATCGCCGAGCGGGGATATATGAATATCGACGAACTGGCGCAATTGCTGGATGTTTCCACCCAGACGGTGCGGCGCGATATTCGCAAGCTAAGCGAACAGGGACTGATTACCCGACATCACGGCGGCGCGGGGCGGGCGTCAAGCGTGGTGAATACCGCGTTTGAGCAGCGCGAGATCTCCATGACCGGAGAGAAAATCGCGATAGCTCAGGCGATCGCCGACTATGTGCCGGACGGCTCCACGCTGTTTATCACTATCGGCACGACGGTAGAGCAGATAGCGCGCGCGCTGCTGAATCATAATCATCTGCGCATTATTACCAACAGCCTGCGCGTGGCGCATATTCTCTATAAAAACAGTCGGTTTGAAGTGATGGTACCCGGCGGGACGCTGCGCCCTCACAACGGCGGCATTATCGGCCCGGGGGCTTCTGCGTTCATAGAAGGATTTCGTGCGGATTATCTGATAACGAGCGTCGGTGCCATTGAGAGTGACGGCGAGCTGCTGGAGTTTGACGTGAACGAGGCGAACGTGGTGAAAACCATGATGGCCCACTCGCGGCACATCTTACTGGCGGCCGATCATACGAAATACCACGCCTCGGCGGCGGTCAGTATTGGCAACCTTTCGCAAGCCACAGCGCTCTTTACCGACCGCCAGCCTGGCGCATCACTGAACACGATTTTAAAAGCCCATCAGATTGAGCTGGTGCAGGCGGAATTGCCGTCTGGCGACGACGACACCGACCACTGA
- the yihX gene encoding glucose-1-phosphatase, translated as MLYIFDLGNVIVDIDFNRVLGVWSDYSRVPLANLRQSFSMGEPFHQHERGELSDEDFAKALCEEMALPLSFEQFSAGWQAVFVGLRPEVITIMQQLREQGHRVVVLSNTNRLHTTYWPEQYPEVRAAADAIYLSQEMGMRKPEPEIYQKVLEQEGFSARDAVFFDDNEANIDGARKVGITSVLVTDRKTVPSYFSNPAC; from the coding sequence ATGCTCTATATCTTTGATTTAGGTAATGTCATTGTAGATATCGACTTTAACCGCGTGCTGGGCGTCTGGAGTGATTACAGCCGCGTGCCGCTGGCGAATCTGCGCCAGAGTTTCTCCATGGGCGAGCCGTTTCATCAGCACGAGCGTGGCGAGCTGAGCGACGAGGATTTCGCGAAGGCGCTATGCGAAGAAATGGCGTTGCCGCTGAGCTTTGAGCAGTTCTCCGCGGGCTGGCAGGCGGTGTTTGTCGGGTTGCGCCCGGAAGTGATTACTATCATGCAGCAACTGCGCGAGCAGGGGCATCGTGTGGTGGTGCTCTCCAACACCAACCGGCTGCATACGACATACTGGCCGGAACAGTACCCGGAAGTGCGGGCTGCCGCCGACGCTATCTATCTTTCGCAGGAGATGGGGATGCGCAAGCCGGAGCCGGAAATCTACCAGAAAGTGCTGGAGCAGGAAGGCTTTAGCGCCCGCGACGCCGTGTTTTTCGATGATAACGAGGCGAATATCGACGGCGCGCGCAAAGTGGGCATTACCAGCGTGCTGGTGACTGACCGTAAAACTGTGCCCAGCTATTTCTCGAATCCCGCATGTTAA
- a CDS encoding virulence factor BrkB family protein, translating into MLKSVHQKVARRTGPLLAWLKLLWVRIDEDHMTTLAGNLAYVSLLSLVPFVAVIFVLFAAFPMFSDVSVQLRHFVFANFMPATGDIIQRYIEQFVANSSKMTAVGALGLIVTSLLLMYAIDSALNTIWRSTRQRPKVYSFAVYWMILTLGPLLAGASLVISSYLLSLRWASGFNTMIDEVLRIFPLLLSWLSFWLLYSVVPTTRVPARDALIGSLVAALLFELGKKGFALYITMFPSYQLIYGVLAVIPILFLWVYWTWCIVLLGAEITVTLGDYRKLRQAAREEAESV; encoded by the coding sequence ATGTTAAAATCCGTTCATCAAAAAGTGGCCCGTCGAACCGGGCCGCTGCTCGCCTGGCTTAAGCTGCTGTGGGTGCGAATCGATGAGGATCATATGACGACGCTTGCCGGTAATCTGGCGTATGTGTCGTTGCTCTCGCTCGTGCCGTTTGTCGCGGTCATTTTTGTGCTGTTTGCCGCGTTCCCGATGTTTTCTGACGTCAGCGTTCAGCTGCGCCATTTTGTGTTCGCCAATTTTATGCCCGCCACGGGCGACATCATCCAGCGTTATATCGAACAGTTCGTCGCTAATTCCAGCAAGATGACAGCCGTTGGCGCGCTGGGGTTGATTGTTACCTCGCTGCTGTTGATGTACGCCATCGACAGCGCGCTTAACACTATCTGGCGCAGCACCCGTCAACGACCAAAAGTCTACTCCTTTGCCGTTTACTGGATGATCCTGACGCTCGGCCCGCTGCTCGCGGGCGCGAGCCTGGTGATTAGCTCGTATCTGCTGTCACTGCGCTGGGCGAGCGGCTTTAACACTATGATTGATGAAGTGCTGCGTATTTTTCCGCTACTGCTGTCGTGGCTTTCGTTCTGGCTGCTTTACAGCGTGGTGCCGACGACGCGCGTGCCGGCTCGCGACGCGCTGATTGGTTCTCTGGTGGCCGCGCTGCTCTTTGAACTGGGCAAAAAGGGCTTTGCCCTTTACATCACGATGTTCCCTTCTTATCAGCTGATTTATGGCGTACTGGCGGTGATACCAATCCTCTTTCTCTGGGTCTACTGGACGTGGTGCATCGTCTTGCTTGGCGCGGAAATTACTGTCACTCTCGGGGATTATCGCAAATTACGACAGGCCGCCAGAGAAGAAGCTGAATCAGTATGA
- the dtd gene encoding D-aminoacyl-tRNA deacylase, translating into MIALIQRVTHASVRVGDEVTGEIGPGLLVLLGVEKDDDEQKANRLCERVLGYRIFSDEQGKMNLNVQQAGGSVLVVSQFTLPADTEKGLRPSFSRGAPPEQAQALYDYFVSRCRAAGMTTETGRFAADMQVSLTNDGPVTFWLQI; encoded by the coding sequence ATGATTGCATTAATTCAACGTGTGACCCACGCCAGCGTGCGCGTGGGAGACGAAGTGACGGGTGAGATCGGGCCGGGACTTTTAGTGCTGTTAGGTGTCGAAAAAGACGACGACGAGCAGAAAGCGAACCGCCTGTGCGAGCGCGTGCTCGGCTACCGAATTTTTAGCGACGAACAGGGCAAAATGAACCTGAACGTGCAGCAGGCGGGCGGCAGCGTGCTGGTGGTATCGCAATTTACGTTACCGGCAGATACCGAAAAAGGCCTGCGCCCGAGCTTTTCGCGCGGCGCGCCGCCAGAGCAGGCGCAAGCCCTTTACGACTATTTTGTCAGCCGCTGCCGGGCCGCGGGCATGACCACCGAAACAGGACGTTTCGCCGCCGATATGCAGGTCTCACTGACGAATGATGGCCCCGTGACGTTCTGGTTGCAGATATGA
- the fabY gene encoding fatty acid biosynthesis protein FabY, giving the protein MYHLRVPETEEELERYYQFRWEMLRKPLHQPKGSERDAYDAMAHHQMVVDEEGNPVAIGRLYINADNEGSIRFMAVDPAVQEKGLGTLVAMTLESVARQEGVKRVVCSAREDAVEFFAKLGFVNEGEITTPQTTPLRHFLMIKPIASLDDILHRADWCAQLQQAWYQHIPLSEKMGVRILQYTGQKFITTMPETGNQNPHHTLFAGSLFSLATLTGWGLIWLMLRERHLGGTIILADAHIRYSRPITGKPGAVADLGSLSGDLDRLARGRKARVQLQVELTGDETPGAVFEGIYIVLPAKPFGPLEEGGNEEE; this is encoded by the coding sequence ATGTATCACCTTCGTGTACCCGAAACAGAAGAAGAACTTGAGCGCTACTACCAGTTCCGCTGGGAGATGTTACGCAAGCCGCTGCATCAGCCGAAAGGCTCAGAGCGGGACGCCTACGACGCGATGGCTCACCATCAGATGGTGGTGGATGAAGAGGGCAATCCTGTCGCCATCGGGCGGCTCTATATCAATGCCGATAACGAAGGCTCGATCCGGTTTATGGCAGTCGACCCGGCGGTGCAGGAGAAAGGGCTCGGCACGCTGGTGGCGATGACGCTGGAGTCGGTCGCGCGCCAGGAAGGCGTGAAGCGCGTGGTCTGTAGCGCGCGCGAGGATGCCGTGGAATTCTTCGCCAAGCTGGGGTTTGTGAATGAAGGCGAGATAACCACGCCGCAAACCACGCCGCTGCGCCACTTTCTGATGATTAAACCGATAGCCTCGCTGGATGATATTCTCCACCGTGCCGACTGGTGCGCGCAGTTGCAGCAGGCGTGGTATCAGCATATTCCGCTTAGCGAAAAGATGGGCGTGCGCATTCTGCAATATACCGGGCAGAAATTTATTACCACGATGCCGGAGACCGGCAACCAGAATCCGCACCATACGCTGTTCGCAGGCAGCCTGTTTTCCCTGGCGACGCTGACGGGCTGGGGGCTTATCTGGCTGATGCTGCGCGAGCGGCATCTGGGCGGGACGATTATTCTGGCCGACGCGCATATTCGTTACAGCCGACCGATTACCGGTAAGCCCGGCGCGGTGGCCGATTTAGGGTCGCTCAGCGGCGATCTCGACCGTCTGGCGCGCGGGCGCAAAGCGCGCGTGCAGCTGCAGGTGGAACTCACGGGCGACGAGACGCCCGGCGCGGTGTTTGAAGGCATTTATATTGTGTTGCCCGCCAAACCTTTCGGGCCGCTGGAAGAGGGCGGTAACGAGGAGGAGTAG